In Temnothorax longispinosus isolate EJ_2023e chromosome 10, Tlon_JGU_v1, whole genome shotgun sequence, a single window of DNA contains:
- the LOC139820205 gene encoding cytochrome P450 6a8-like, protein MELYGILCGIVALILVLYYYLTSNFDFWKSRGVRGPPPIPLFGNFKDVTFSKISAHNYLTKMYNKYKDEPLFGIFAGMTPVLIVKDLDLIKNVLIKDFSIFAHRGIPTFEKAEPLSHHLFSLEPKRWRPLRMNLSPVFTSGKLKEMFSLMSECADHLVQYMEKVTSENKPVECRELAAKYTTDVIGSCVFGIEMNALSNEDSEFRKMGRKAMTMDWKHMLRTRIKEFFPRFYEILGNILPHTKIVKFFTRVIMETMDYRETNNISRNDFIDMLRELKKHPDKLGDINLTDNLIASQAFVFFIAGFETSSTTISHALYELALNQNIQDKLREEIDEVYTKHSGDLIRDNIKAMDYLDKVFKETLRKYPPAPFLLRQSTSSYTFDGVNVSIPEDQKVWIPTYAIQRDPSIYPKPDVFDPERFNEEAVQSRHPMTYLPFGDGPRNCIGSRFAIYQNKIGLIKILRNYKVETCEKTPIPYISEPKAFFILTPKNGIHLKIIKINRN, encoded by the exons ATGGAACTCTACGGAATTCTATGTGGAATTGTCGCACTAATTCTCGTTCTTTATTATTACCTTACGTCGAACTTCGACTTTTGGAAATCACGCGGCGTCCGTGGTCCACCACCTATACCACTATTCGgaaattttaaagatgttACATTTTCGAAGATATCCGCGCACAATTATTTGACGAAAATGTACAACAAGTACAAAGACGAACCATTGTTTGGGATATTCGCTGGAATGACACCTGTTCTTATTGTAAAAGATcttgatttaattaagaatGTCCTCATCAAAGATTTCTCCATATTTGCTCATAGAGGAATACCCACTTTCGAAAAG GCCGAGCCGCTGTCGCATCATCTCTTCTCTTTGGAGCCGAAGAGGTGGCGACCGTTGAGAATGAATCTGTCACCTGTTTTTACATCCGGTAAACTAAAGGAGATGTTCTCCTTAATGTCAGAATGTGCTGACCACCTTGTCCAATACATGGAGAAAGTAACGAGCGAAAATAAGCCTGTAGAATGCCGCGAGTTGGCAGCCAAATACACGACCGACGTTATCGGGAGCTGTGTCTTCGGCATCGAGATGAACGCGTTATCGAACGAGGACAGTGAATTTCGCAAGATGGGAAGAAAAGCAATGACTATGGACTGGAAACATATGTTACGAACAAGAATCAAGGAATTTTTTCCGCGGTTTTACGAAATTCTCGGTAACATTCTACCGCACACCAAAATCGTCAAATTCTTTACACGCGTTATTATGGAGACCATGGATTACAGAGAAACCAATAATATCAGTAGGAACGATTTCATTGATATGTTGCGTGAATTAAAGAAGCATCCAGATAAATTGGGCGATATTA ATTTAACAGATAATTTAATAGCTTCTCAAGCGTTCGTATTTTTCATTGCTGGCTTTGAAACTTCGTCGACGACTATTAGTCACGCACTTTATGAGTTAGCGTTAAATCAAAACATACAAGACAAGCTCCGTGAAGAAATTGACGAGGTCTATACAAAGCATAGCGGAGATTTAATACGCGACAATATCAAAGCGATGGAttatttagataaagttttcaaaG AAACCTTACGAAAATATCCACCAGCGCCGTTTCTTCTGAGACAATCGACGTCAAGTTATACTTTCGACGGTGTGAACGTTAGTATACCGGAGGACCAAAAGGTATGGATTCCTACATACGCGATTCAGCGAGATCCGAGTATTTATCCGAAACCAGATGTCTTCGATCCAGAAAGATTTAATGAGGAAGCTGTACAGAGCAGGCACCCGATGACTTATCTACCTTTCGGCGACGGACCGAGGAATTGCATTG GTTCTCGTTTCGCTATTTATCAGAATAAAATTGGGCTTATAAAAATCCTACGAAACTACAAAGTCGAGACCTGCGAGAAAACTCCAATACCCTACATAAGCGAACCtaaagctttttttatattaactcCAAAAAACGgaatacatttgaaaataatcaaaattaatagaaattaa
- the LOC139820638 gene encoding cytochrome P450 6j1-like isoform X1, with the protein MENFQILCGITAVILALYYFLTSNFDFWKSRGVRGPRPIPGFGNLKDVMLGKVMLSDYSMKLYHDYKDEPLIGIFNGRTPILIVKDPDLIKNVLIKDFPTFADRELSTVHEKAEPLSQNLFNLEPKRWRPLRAKLSPTFTSRKLKEMFSLISECADHLMDYTEELARRNQPVECRELMAKYAIDVIGRCAFGIEMNALLNDDSDFRRIRRNVFRPPWSDFLRYKIKNYLPLLYDVLGYILPDTEITDFSTRFVVDIINYREKNNIVRKDFIDTLRELKKHSDKVGDFDFTDSLMASQAFSFFVGFETSSMVMSCALYELALNQKIQDKLREEIDEEYTKHDGNLTYEDIKKMEYLNKIFKETLRKYPPASFLPRKSTSSYTFSDIEVSIPKEQKIWIPIFALQRDPRVYPEPDIFDPERFSEEAVQNRHPMFFLSFGDGPRNCIGSRFATYQTKLGLIKILRNYKVETCKETEIPLVLREDYVITLKNGVYLKIIKINRA; encoded by the exons ATGGAAAACTTCCAAATCCTATGCGGCATTACTGCCGTAATTCTCGCtttgtattatttcttaacGTCAAACTTCGACTTTTGGAAATCACGCGGCGTCCGTGGTCCACGACCGATACCGGGATTCGGCAACTTAAAAGATGTTATGCTTGGAAAAGTAATGTTGAGTGATTATTCAATGAAATTGTACCACGATTACAAAGACGAGCCGTTAATTGGGATATTCAATGGGAGGACACCCATCCTGATCGTAAAGGAtccagatttaattaaaaatgtcctCATCAAAGATTTCCCCACGTTCGCCGACAGAGAACTCTCCACTGTTCACGAAAAG GCCGAGCCGCTGTCGCAAAATCTCTTCAATCTAGAACCGAAGAGATGGCGACCGTTAAGAGCGAAGCTGTCGCCTACCTTTACATCTCGTAAATTGAAGGAGATGTTTTCGTTGATATCAGAGTGCGCCGACCATCTTATGGATTATACGGAAGAATTAGCGAGAAGGAACCAGCCCGTAGAGTGCCGTGAGCTGATGGCCAAATACGCGATTGACGTCATCGGCAGGTGCGCCTTCGGCATCGAGATGAATGCCCTGTTGAACGACGACAGCGATTTTCGCAGAATAAGAAGAAACGTGTTTCGTCCACCCTGGTCGGATTTCCTGCGATACaaaatcaaaaattatttaccgtTGTTGTACGATGTCTTAGGCTACATCCTGCCGGATACGGAGATCACAGACTTCTCCACGCGTTTTGTCGTGGACATTATAAActacagagaaaaaaataatattgttagaAAGGATTTCATTGACACGCTACGCGAGTTAAAGAAACATTCAGATAAAGTGGGCGATTTCG attttactGACAGTTTGATGGCTTCTCAAGCATTTTCGTTTTTCGTTGGTTTCGAGACCTCATCGATGGTGATGAGTTGCGCGCTTTACGAGCTGGCTTTAAATCAGAAAATACAAGACAAATTACGTGAAGAAATTGATGAGGAATACACGAAGCACGATGGTAATTTAACGTACGAAGACATTAAGAAAATGGAGTACTTAAATAAGATATTCAAAG AAACTTTACGAAAATATCCACCTGCATCGTTCTTACCGAGAAAATCGACGTCGAGTTATACTTTCAGCGACATCGAAGTCAGTATACCGAAGGAGCAAAAGATATGGATTCCCATCTTCGCGCTTCAACGTGATCCGCGTGTTTATCCAGAACCAGATATTTTCGATCCGGAAAGATTTAGTGAGGAGGCTGTGCAAAATAGGCACCCGAtgtttttcctttctttcggCGACGGGCCAAGGAATTGTATTG gttctcGCTTTGCCACTTATCAAACTAAACTTGGGCTTATAAAGATACTACGAAACTACAAAGTCGAGACTTGCAAGGAAACGGAAATACCTTTAGTCTTGCGCGAAGATTATGTAATAACACTGAAAAATGGagtttacttaaaaataattaaaatcaatcgAGCGTAA
- the LOC139820638 gene encoding cytochrome P450 6B7-like isoform X2 yields the protein MENFQILCGITAVILALYYFLTSNFDFWKSRGVRGPRPIPGFGNLKDVMLGKVMLSDYSMKLYHDYKDEPLIGIFNGRTPILIVKDPDLIKNVLIKDFPTFADRELSTVHEKAEPLSQNLFNLEPKRWRPLRAKLSPTFTSRKLKEMFSLISECADHLMDYTEELARRNQPVECRELMAKYAIDVIGRCAFGIEMNALLNDDSDFRRIRRNVFRPPWSDFLRYKIKNYLPLLYDVLGYILPDTEITDFSTRFVVDIINYREKNNIVRKDFIDTLRELKKHSDKVGDFDFTDSLMASQAFSFFVGFETSSMVMSCALYELALNQKIQDKLREEIDEEYTKHDGNLTYEDIKKMEYLNKIFKATSKSVYRRSKRYGFPSSRFNVIRVFIQNQIFSIRKDLVRRLCKIGTRCFSFLSATGQGIVLVLALPLIKLNLGL from the exons ATGGAAAACTTCCAAATCCTATGCGGCATTACTGCCGTAATTCTCGCtttgtattatttcttaacGTCAAACTTCGACTTTTGGAAATCACGCGGCGTCCGTGGTCCACGACCGATACCGGGATTCGGCAACTTAAAAGATGTTATGCTTGGAAAAGTAATGTTGAGTGATTATTCAATGAAATTGTACCACGATTACAAAGACGAGCCGTTAATTGGGATATTCAATGGGAGGACACCCATCCTGATCGTAAAGGAtccagatttaattaaaaatgtcctCATCAAAGATTTCCCCACGTTCGCCGACAGAGAACTCTCCACTGTTCACGAAAAG GCCGAGCCGCTGTCGCAAAATCTCTTCAATCTAGAACCGAAGAGATGGCGACCGTTAAGAGCGAAGCTGTCGCCTACCTTTACATCTCGTAAATTGAAGGAGATGTTTTCGTTGATATCAGAGTGCGCCGACCATCTTATGGATTATACGGAAGAATTAGCGAGAAGGAACCAGCCCGTAGAGTGCCGTGAGCTGATGGCCAAATACGCGATTGACGTCATCGGCAGGTGCGCCTTCGGCATCGAGATGAATGCCCTGTTGAACGACGACAGCGATTTTCGCAGAATAAGAAGAAACGTGTTTCGTCCACCCTGGTCGGATTTCCTGCGATACaaaatcaaaaattatttaccgtTGTTGTACGATGTCTTAGGCTACATCCTGCCGGATACGGAGATCACAGACTTCTCCACGCGTTTTGTCGTGGACATTATAAActacagagaaaaaaataatattgttagaAAGGATTTCATTGACACGCTACGCGAGTTAAAGAAACATTCAGATAAAGTGGGCGATTTCG attttactGACAGTTTGATGGCTTCTCAAGCATTTTCGTTTTTCGTTGGTTTCGAGACCTCATCGATGGTGATGAGTTGCGCGCTTTACGAGCTGGCTTTAAATCAGAAAATACAAGACAAATTACGTGAAGAAATTGATGAGGAATACACGAAGCACGATGGTAATTTAACGTACGAAGACATTAAGAAAATGGAGTACTTAAATAAGATATTCAAAG CGACATCGAAGTCAGTATACCGAAGGAGCAAAAGATATGGATTCCCATCTTCGCGCTTCAACGTGATCCGCGTGTTTATCCAGAACCAGATATTTTCGATCCGGAAAGATTTAGTGAGGAGGCTGTGCAAAATAGGCACCCGAtgtttttcctttctttcggCGACGGGCCAAGGAATTGTATTG gttctcGCTTTGCCACTTATCAAACTAAACTTGGGCTTATAA
- the LOC139820637 gene encoding cytochrome P450 6a2-like, which produces MENFQILCGIAAVILALYYFLTSNFDFWKSRGVRGPRPIPIFGNFKDVMLGKVTLNGYLMKLYNDYKDESLIGIFQERTPILIVRDPDLIKDILIKDFPAFAHRAQFTIHEKTEPLSQHLFNLEPKRWRPLRAKLSPTFTSRKLKEMFSLISVCADHLVDYMEKLASKNEPIECYELMAKYTTDVIGSCAFGIEINALSNDDSDFRRIGRNVFRPSWVDFLRFKIKDYLPLLYDGLGYILPDMEVTDFFMRLVVDNMNYREKNNVVKKDFIDTLRELKKHSDKVGDFDFTDSLIASQAFVFFAAGFETSSTAMTNALYELALNQKLQDRLREEIDQEYTKHGGNLTYENIKKMEYLNKVFKETLRKYPPLSFLTRKSTSSYTFNDIEVSIPKEQKIWIPLFALQRDPCVYPEPDVFDPERFSEKAVQSRHPMAYIPFGDGPRNCIGSRFAIYQTKLGLIKILRNYKVEACEKTEIPYVLNEIFILSPKNGVYLKIIKLNRA; this is translated from the exons ATGGAAAACTTCCAAATCCTATGCGGTATTGCCGCCGTAATTCTCGCtttgtattatttcttaacGTCGAACTTCGACTTTTGGAAATCACGCGGCGTCCGTGGTCCACGACCTATACCAATATTCGGAAATTTTAAAGATGTCATGCTTGGAAAAGTAACCTTGAATGGTTATTTAATGAAGTTGTACAATGATTACAAAGACGAGTCATTGATTGGGATATTCCAGGAAAGGACACCCATCCTTATCGTAAGGGATCCAGATTTAATTAAGGATATCCTCATCAAAGATTTCCCCGCGTTCGCCCACAGAGCACAATTCACTATTCACGAAAAG ACCGAGCCGCTGTCGCAACATCTTTTCAATCTGGAACCGAAGAGATGGCGACCGTTAAGAGCGAAGCTGTCGCCTACCTTTACATCTCGTAAATTGAAGGAGATGTTCTCGTTGATATCAGTGTGCGCCGACCATCTTGTGGATTATATGGAAAAATTGGCGAGCAAAAACGAGCCCATAGAGTGCTACGAGCTGATGGCCAAATACACGACCGACGTCATCGGCAGCTGCGCCTTCGGCATCGAGATAAATGCCCTGTCGAACGACGACAGCGATTTTCGCAGAATAGGAAGAAACGTGTTTCGTCCATCCTGGGTGGATTTCCTGCGATTCAAAATCAAAGATTATTTACCGTTGTTGTACGATGGCCTCGGCTACATCTTGCCGGATATGGAGGTCACAGACTTCTTCATGCGTCTCGTCGTCGACAATATGAACTACAGAGAAAAGAATAATGTTGTTAAGAAGGATTTCATTGACACGCTACGCGAGTTAAAGAAACATTCTGATAAAGTGGGAGATTTCG ATTTCACCGACAGTTTGATAGCTTCTCAAGCATTTGTGTTTTTCGCTGCTGGTTTTGAAACCTCATCGACGGCTATGACTAACGCGCTTTACGAGCTAGCTTTAAATCAGAAACTACAGGACAGATTGCGTGAAGAAATTGATCAGGAATACACGAAGCACGGTGGCAATTTAACGTACGAAAACATTAAGAAAATGGAGTACTTGAATAAGGTATTCAAAG AAACTTTACGAAAATACCCACCTTTGTCGTTCTTAACGAGAAAATCGACGTCGAGTTATACTTTCAACGACATCGAAGTCAGTATACCGAAGGAGCAAAAGATATGGATTCCCCTTTTCGCGCTTCAACGTGATCCGTGTGTTTATCCAGAGCCAGATGTTTTCGATCCGGAAAGATTTAGTGAAAAAGCTGTGCAAAGTAGACACCCGATGGCTTATATACCTTTCGGCGACGGGCCAAGGAATTGTATTG gttCTCGTTTCGCTATTTATCAAACTAAACTTGGGCTCATAAAAATACTACGAAATTACAAAGTCGAGGCTTGCGAGAAAACGGAAATACCTTACGTTctcaatgaaatatttatattatcaccGAAAAATGGagtttacttaaaaataattaaactcaATCGAGCGTAA